Proteins encoded within one genomic window of Alkalilimnicola sp. S0819:
- the hisS gene encoding histidine--tRNA ligase, protein MAKGIQSIRGFADILPEHLPTWRHVEETARRWLEAYGYAEIRLPALERTELFSRSIGEVTDIVEKEMYTFADRNGDSLTLRPEGTAGCVRAGIQHGLFHNAQPRLWYSGAMFRHERPQKGRFRQFHQIGAEVFGLAGPDVDAEMILMTGRLLASMGLEDVELQINSLGSSEARAAYREQLVAYLAQHEARLDDDSRRRLHSNPLRVLDSKNPALQEIIEAAPRLLDQLDEESERHFAELRAILDAAGLNYRINPRLVRGLDYYGRTVFEWVTDRLGAQGTVLAGGRYDGLVEQIGGRATPAVGFAMGVERIVTLLEESGRQKRAPAPQAYVVVPAGVEAQAHALVESLRDQLPAACLLVNAGGGSFKSQFKRADRSGARLVLVLGEEELAAGRVGVKDLRGDAAQEAVAREDLAEFIRARLD, encoded by the coding sequence TTGGCCAAGGGGATCCAAAGCATCAGGGGCTTTGCCGACATATTGCCCGAGCACCTGCCCACCTGGCGGCACGTGGAAGAGACCGCTCGGCGCTGGCTCGAGGCCTACGGCTATGCCGAGATCAGGTTGCCGGCGCTGGAGCGCACGGAGCTTTTCAGCCGCTCCATCGGCGAGGTCACCGACATCGTCGAGAAAGAGATGTACACCTTCGCCGATCGCAACGGCGACAGCCTGACCCTGCGCCCCGAGGGTACCGCGGGCTGCGTGCGCGCGGGTATCCAGCACGGCCTGTTCCACAACGCCCAGCCGCGACTGTGGTACAGCGGCGCGATGTTCCGTCACGAGCGCCCGCAGAAGGGGCGCTTTCGTCAGTTCCACCAGATCGGCGCCGAGGTGTTCGGCCTCGCCGGGCCGGACGTGGATGCGGAGATGATCCTCATGACCGGGCGCCTGCTTGCCAGCATGGGCCTGGAGGATGTGGAGCTGCAGATCAACAGTCTCGGCAGCAGCGAGGCCCGCGCCGCCTACCGCGAGCAGCTGGTGGCGTATCTGGCCCAGCACGAGGCGCGGCTTGACGACGACAGTCGCCGCCGCCTGCACAGCAACCCCTTGCGGGTGCTCGACAGCAAGAACCCGGCTCTGCAGGAGATCATCGAGGCCGCCCCGCGGCTGCTGGACCAGCTGGATGAGGAATCCGAGCGGCATTTCGCCGAGCTGCGCGCCATTCTCGACGCCGCCGGCCTGAACTACCGCATCAACCCGCGTCTGGTGCGCGGGCTGGATTACTACGGTCGCACCGTGTTCGAGTGGGTCACCGACCGGCTGGGTGCCCAGGGTACGGTGCTCGCCGGCGGCCGATATGACGGCCTGGTGGAGCAGATAGGCGGTCGAGCGACACCGGCGGTGGGCTTTGCCATGGGTGTGGAGCGCATCGTGACCCTGCTGGAGGAAAGCGGCAGGCAGAAGCGCGCGCCGGCCCCCCAGGCCTACGTGGTCGTGCCGGCGGGGGTGGAGGCCCAGGCTCATGCCTTGGTGGAGAGTCTTCGCGATCAGCTGCCTGCGGCGTGCTTGCTGGTCAATGCCGGTGGTGGCAGTTTCAAGAGCCAGTTCAAGCGCGCCGATCGCAGCGGCGCCCGCCTGGTGCTGGTGCTGGGCGAAGAGGAGCTGGCCGCCGGCCGGGTAGGCGTCAAGGACCTGCGGGGAGACGCTGCCCAGGAAGCCGTGGCACGGGAAGATTTGGCCGAATTCATCCGCGCGCGACTGGATTGA
- a CDS encoding YfgM family protein: MADYSSDMEQVEALKRWWSENGRSIIAGAVIAIVGLLGWQQWGAYQDQQALDASNEYLAFLEQLRGDAPDGGLGRGERLIEKHADSPYAALAALWMASHHVEQGALEQAEARLRWASEQADGEHFRELASLRLANVLLARADPAAALAVLERIDQGAYSALAGELRGDAHAARGEREQAAASYRAALENDGLSGQRRQLLELKLRDLGAGESLS; the protein is encoded by the coding sequence GTGGCGGATTACAGTTCGGACATGGAGCAGGTGGAGGCGCTCAAGCGCTGGTGGAGCGAGAACGGCCGTTCCATCATCGCCGGCGCGGTGATCGCCATCGTCGGCCTGCTCGGCTGGCAGCAGTGGGGCGCCTACCAGGATCAGCAGGCACTGGACGCCTCCAATGAGTATCTGGCATTCCTGGAGCAGTTGCGGGGCGATGCGCCGGACGGCGGGCTTGGTCGCGGTGAACGGCTCATCGAGAAGCATGCCGACAGCCCCTATGCGGCGCTGGCCGCTCTGTGGATGGCCTCTCACCATGTGGAACAAGGCGCGCTGGAGCAGGCCGAAGCGCGGCTGCGCTGGGCCAGCGAACAGGCCGACGGTGAACATTTCCGCGAGCTGGCGAGCCTGCGCTTGGCGAACGTGCTGCTCGCCCGCGCGGACCCTGCCGCGGCGCTCGCCGTGCTGGAGCGAATCGACCAGGGTGCCTACAGCGCGCTGGCCGGCGAGCTGCGCGGTGATGCGCATGCCGCCCGGGGTGAGCGCGAGCAGGCCGCGGCCAGTTATCGCGCCGCCCTGGAGAACGACGGTCTGAGTGGTCAGCGGCGCCAGTTGCTGGAGCTCAAGCTGCGGGATCTGGGGGCCGGGGAGTCTCTATCGTGA
- the bamB gene encoding outer membrane protein assembly factor BamB, with amino-acid sequence MRRVLAALMMVGALAGCASSGGGPREEVPEPPSPRSVNSDLRLDRLWETGVGGGAGSAANGLRLALYDGRLYAAGAAGRVSALAADSGKTLWRTELDASLGGGPGVGAGKVFVGSRDGRVFALSAADGERLWERRLSGEILTVPAVLDGQVIVRTVDGRVHGLDAADGAPVWLFQRSLPSLTLRGNADPLTVPGGVLLGLDSGELVALAAPRGQVAWETDVAVPQGRSEVERMVDVDATPVALGDTAYAVAYQGRLVAADLRDGSLRWAREMSAHTGLAADNERLYLSDSDQWVWALDRFSGASIWRNDKLRGVRLGAPALHGGYLVLGDDQGYLNWLSRDQGELQARVKQGEAVRVAPLSDGERLYVLDAGGRVQAWRVIGQD; translated from the coding sequence GTGAGGCGGGTGCTGGCGGCGTTGATGATGGTCGGCGCGCTGGCTGGCTGTGCCTCCTCCGGCGGTGGGCCGCGGGAGGAAGTGCCCGAGCCGCCCAGCCCGCGCAGTGTGAACTCGGATCTGCGCCTGGACCGGTTGTGGGAGACCGGCGTCGGCGGCGGTGCCGGCTCGGCGGCGAACGGCCTGCGCTTGGCGTTGTACGATGGCCGGCTGTACGCTGCCGGTGCCGCCGGGCGCGTCAGCGCGCTGGCCGCTGACAGCGGCAAGACCCTGTGGCGCACGGAGCTGGATGCTTCCCTGGGCGGAGGTCCCGGCGTGGGGGCTGGCAAGGTATTTGTCGGTTCCCGGGACGGGCGCGTGTTCGCCCTGTCCGCGGCGGACGGGGAGCGGCTTTGGGAGCGTCGGCTGAGCGGCGAGATTCTCACTGTGCCGGCGGTGTTGGATGGCCAGGTGATCGTGCGCACGGTGGATGGCCGGGTGCATGGGCTGGATGCCGCCGACGGCGCGCCGGTCTGGTTGTTTCAGCGCAGTCTCCCCAGCTTGACGCTGCGGGGCAATGCCGACCCGTTGACCGTGCCTGGTGGCGTACTACTGGGGCTGGATAGCGGTGAACTGGTGGCGCTGGCGGCTCCTCGCGGCCAGGTGGCCTGGGAAACCGATGTGGCCGTGCCCCAAGGGCGCTCCGAAGTGGAGCGCATGGTGGACGTGGACGCCACTCCCGTGGCCCTGGGCGATACCGCTTATGCGGTGGCCTATCAGGGCCGGCTGGTGGCCGCTGACCTGCGTGACGGCAGTCTGCGCTGGGCCCGCGAGATGTCCGCCCACACCGGACTGGCGGCGGACAATGAGCGACTTTACCTGAGCGACAGCGACCAGTGGGTCTGGGCCCTGGACCGTTTCAGTGGCGCCAGCATCTGGCGCAACGATAAGTTGCGCGGCGTGCGTCTGGGCGCGCCGGCCCTGCACGGCGGCTATCTGGTGCTGGGCGATGATCAGGGGTACCTGAACTGGCTGAGCCGGGATCAGGGCGAGCTGCAGGCGCGAGTGAAGCAGGGGGAGGCCGTGCGCGTGGCGCCCCTCAGTGACGGCGAGCGGCTGTATGTGCTGGATGCGGGTGGCCGCGTGCAAGCCTGGCGGGTCATCGGTCAGGACTGA
- a CDS encoding NRDE family protein encodes MCLLLFAHGLEPDLPLVIAANRDEFHARPTAPAHWWREPRILAGQDQQAGGSWMGSTRGGRIAVVTNYRDPPSHREGAGSRGELVTLALQGRFDGADGRRELAARGGEYNSFNLVYGEASALWYYSDREGEVRRLPPGLYGLSNHVLETPWPKVTRGKALLRAWLDGPRRGDPEGLFALLADTRQPEPAELPDTGLSAEWERLLATLFIRSPRYGTRASTVVMDDARGQRLFAERAFNEAGETRQTRWFRFATR; translated from the coding sequence ATGTGCCTGCTGCTTTTCGCCCACGGCCTGGAGCCCGACCTGCCGCTGGTGATCGCGGCCAACCGTGATGAGTTCCACGCCCGCCCCACGGCGCCGGCCCATTGGTGGCGGGAGCCCCGGATACTGGCCGGGCAAGACCAGCAGGCGGGGGGCAGCTGGATGGGCAGCACCCGCGGTGGGCGCATCGCCGTGGTCACTAACTATCGGGACCCGCCCTCCCATCGGGAGGGCGCCGGCTCCCGCGGCGAGCTGGTGACCCTGGCCCTGCAGGGGCGCTTCGACGGCGCCGATGGGCGTCGGGAGCTCGCCGCCCGGGGTGGGGAATACAACAGCTTCAACCTGGTCTATGGGGAAGCCTCGGCGCTGTGGTATTACAGTGACCGGGAAGGCGAGGTGCGGCGGCTGCCGCCGGGGCTGTACGGCCTGAGCAACCATGTGCTGGAAACCCCCTGGCCGAAAGTCACACGGGGCAAGGCACTGCTGCGGGCGTGGCTGGACGGGCCGCGCCGGGGTGATCCCGAGGGCCTTTTCGCACTGCTCGCCGACACTCGGCAACCGGAGCCGGCCGAGCTGCCGGATACCGGCCTCTCCGCGGAATGGGAGCGGTTGCTGGCCACGCTTTTCATCCGAAGCCCCCGTTACGGCACCCGTGCGTCCACCGTGGTGATGGACGACGCCCGGGGGCAAAGATTATTTGCCGAGCGGGCTTTCAACGAGGCGGGGGAAACCCGGCAAACTCGCTGGTTTCGGTTCGCAACTCGTTGA